aagtcgtgatagccgagggttgactgtagttCTTTCATGATTTTATGAGTTATTATTATGAAGAGTAGTGTTGATGCATTAGATTCTTGTTTtatgttgtatttatttttgcttgtttatttcCATTTAGGAGTATGTTAGTGCTATCATCTTTGTATATTTCAGTAATAATACTGGTAATTTTGGGGTGAATGTTCTATGTCATAAGTGCTAATATTAGATTTTTATGTCTACTGAATCAAATGCTTTCTTAAAATCTAGGGATCTcagtattagttttttttatttatttatttgtatttatttatttatttttatttttttttttactttatttattacaaTATTTTATCATAAAGAGGttatccattatttttctgATTGTAGATGACTTATACTATTTGTAAATTCTAGGTGTTATCCCTaatttttattacattatttcCAAGAATATTTTATAAGAAGAAATTGTCATTGCTATGGTAGGTTTTGGTCTTTTTTGTATCAGTATTGTAGATGTTTTACAGCTATCGCATATTTCTTcatcaatgattttttttttttttttttttttttttttttttttcggtgggcctatagcgcctgtaggcacacttgaagagtgtatgggaagtgctgttcagcttccgcccattagtggcgcaggcaattttatttatatcaccgcccaagctcatcttgagtgtaaccacctagaacctgggtattatggtgatatgtaggtaactttaaaccactcgacaaatggcaaagtgtttaaggctgtacgtggtgggattcgaacctacacgtggacgtctgcctgattccacgctcaccaccttatccactaataatcatttttatttataaatcACTGTTTTCTAATGCTTTAAATAGGTTTGACTTCATTCCATCTGGTCCTAAAGATATtccatctttttgttttgtttgattgtttATTATCTTAACATCCTGTGTAGTTACTTTTAtatcatctttcattttcacaTTGTGGGCCGTATTTATAAAAGGTGCCTAGGACGCATATTTTGCCTAGGAAATGTTAGGACCTACTTACAAAAGCTTTTGCGTCCTAGGAATTTGCCTAACTCGAGAAATTCCTAAGTCAAGTACGGAGCTGGCCTAGCGGTGTCAGGTAGCGCCTAGGAACTCGAGAAATTCCTAAGTCAAGTACGGAGCTGGCCTAGCAGTGTCAGGTAGCGCCTAGGACAGAAAAACATGGCGCCGTAGAAGACCGCAGACGTCACCTGAAGATTTTTCGTCCTCGGAAAGACGTGCTGTGTGATTATAATGACGAAAAATTCGTCAAGATGAATTGCTTGGATTGTGCATGGGTCATATTTGTGACAGACATGTTACGAGACACCCTTCAAAGTCCGACACAGAGGAACACCTGAGATGAAGGTGGTGATTTTACTAAGGTGAGTAACAATTATGCTGTATCAGTGCATTGTGGAGCTGTAAAGCATGAATATTAAATGAACACTCaccatgttttttcttttttttttcaaatgggtGAAAGGAATTGGTAAAAGAAACCAATCGGGTTTTAGAAATAAGTAAACAGGATAGGAGACATGACAATGGATGTAGCTAGGAAAAACTATGATATGCATAATATGATATGCATTCTCTAACATAGTTGTGAATAGGTTGAGTAATTGCTGAAATGAGTGGCTTTAAAAGACTGTTGGATGAAAGTATGGATAAAGATTATACGTGGGATGGATAAAATTAATATTGGATTATTTCAAGGGTGGTGGAAAAGAACTGCATTGTGTACACCATATGGCTGAATGTAAGGAGTGTACTGAAGTAAATAATCTATTATAATGTTACTATTTGTGAAGCAATAATATAATCTGATCCAACCTAACTGTTTAACCTAAACAaagttaacctaacccaatgtaACTTAACTAATCTTAACCTTAACAAGCTTAACCTTACCAAAGTTAATGTAGTGAAACTTAACTCAATTTAACTTAACAACCAAAGATAACCTAACTCAGTTTAACACActaaacttaacttaacccaatTTAACCttactaaacttaacctaaccaagttTAACCTagctaaacttaacctaaccaagatATTTCTTGTAATTTAACCACTGAATTTTGCTTTCTCATCAGTTCAGAACCACTTTACATAAACTGCTTCAGTTGGAATTAGGTTTACATATATTACtggaaggtgttttttttttttatttatttatttatttattttttttttaagataggTAGTGAATAATACTAAGATGACATATCACAATATTTTATACTCTGTTAAATACCACAGCCCTTTCATACAGCAGCGTAGTGAGAGAGGGGACGAAACCTGGAAATGCTGCAcccaaaaataatcaaaatgtaAAATTAAGAATTTGTGTATTATGGATACATATTATATTATACATCCATCAACTTTAAATCATTATTTTGCATGCCTTCAATGTTGCAAATTCTAAAATAACAGTCTGAACACCAATACTCTCAGTAGCCTCGCTTGTGCTGCCCACTAAGAAATGTGCTGCCCGGGGCATTTGTCCAGTTTGCCCCCTTATTACTATGCTATGGTTAtcatacaaaatgaaaataaaatagtataATATTACtgaaagaggagatgggaaagaattactttttttaatatttgagCTAGTTTGTATTGCATATCAACATATTGAaccctatctatttttctctttctcagacAGGTGATGGAACTCCTCAAATGTCATCTTGGCAAGATCCTGCAATGATGCAGAGGATGGGTGCACTGGAAGTTATTGTCCCTCTGCAGCAGTTCGATATTCTGGCTTTCCTGCCATAGCTTGCTGTACCAACTGTGGGAGAGAGGAGCATActgattgctttttttttttttttttttttatacttaggAGAGCATATTTTTGTTATAATATGTTTGTGTTATTTGAACCCTACACTTATTAATGATTGACTGTAATATAACCATACAAGGACTAAATTAACCAAAACGCAGGAACTAGGTGTATGTCCCTAGTAAAACTTGGTATGACGTTTACAAATCTGCACTTCCAAGACTAGTCTGTTACTGCATGTGTATACAATTATTTTATATATCTAATTTGTATTTAAGTGAAATCATTTGGtccaatatgaaaataaaatctgtaaagaaataaacaagatatGTAAATTTCTATCCCCATGATCTTCAATATAccgcgccgtggtacagtggatctgtgcgtgctttgggatccgaggggtctccaagcacacgggttcgaatcctgtctacggtctgagtgtaggttgggcttcctcactcgggccaacggtttcctaacgggtgggctttgaaataggaggtacccttaataagtatcccctttagcccataaattcccgtgaaaagcccacatggtataaaaaaaaaaaaaaaattaccatcaATGTTACTTAGCGCTagttggtagaaaaaaaaaaaaaacttgtttacatatgaataatgaaaggtatAATGAATCTCAAATACCAATGTATAGTAGCAAACTTATATccttagggaaaaaaaaaaaaaaaacataccctACAGGAACACTGATAACAGGTGTTGGTTGTTCTCAGTCACAGGCATTCTCAACACCTGAATTTGAGGTGGTGTTATCCCCAATCACGACCAGAAGTTTGTCTTGAACTGGGATATAGACAGGAACGGTTGGTTTCCTGCCtcctgaaaaaaatacttaatttTACTAATctgatataatatatatgttaCGGCCATTTTGGAAAATTGGTCGTTTTACAAAATTGCCGGTCATTATGCAAAAAGACCAAATTCGTGGTCACATTGCAAAATTACCTAAATTTCTCAACATTTTGCAAAACAACCAAGATTTTGGTCAGTTTACAAAATTATCATTGGTCAGTTTACAAAATGTCCATACAGCAAGCaggcagatgaaaaaaaaaaagcgagggaatgataaatacaaatacatCAAAAAGTATAAAGTTTAATGTATTTGTGTGTCGACCTTGTTAGAGCAACAGGCACTGCATTTGCATAATACAGAGTTTTTTAAACACTTGCAGCGTCTGGTCATACATGACTTAGTGCAAGAGCATTTAGCGAATCCCTGACCTTGTCCCATTGATTCTGCAATGGCTACTTCCCGCAGACTTACTTCCCGCTCCTGTACAACATCATCAAGAGAAAGGAATTTTTCTAGACATGGAGTAAATTGGTTGCGAGTGTACACTTGTTTAAGTAGGCCGTGTTTTGTACCAAGCTTATATGTGCCATTTTCCAATGCCTGAAAAACAACTGCCTTCACATTAGGAAACTCTGCACGTCCGCGGTCAACTAATGGAACAGGAACCATCACAGTGTCCCCTACTTTGGCTGGTTGAAATCTCTTCACAGAATTATCGATCATTTTTTGGGCTTGTTTCTGTTGTTCTATGTTGGACTTCATTTGTTCAGTATGAATACTCTGACTCCGACTGCAGATGGAACAAAGCACAGGCTCATCAGCATCGTTATTCATCATAGAACACTGAGTATTAGAGTGACATGGGTTCTCACATACATTGCACACATTTAAACCAAAATATCTTTTGCCACAGGAGATGCAGTTAATGACAGCAGAtgcttcttcttgctcttctacacctgtctcttcctcctctgtgtctGTGACCTCATTGACAACACCTAGTGCCTCTGCAAGCTGCTCCTCCGTCTGCATACCGTCCAGGACTTCCTCTGGTACAGAATTTGCGTCAACACCAAGACGAGCCTTCTGTCCATACATGGCCTCATATGGTGTCCTTCCAATTCCGGAGTGAAAGCGggtatttttcttccactggacaAAGCGCAGTCCCTGTGACCATTGTGTAGAGTTGTTGTCCTTCATCCAACATGCGAGAATGGCTTCAATATCCCTGTTGGCACGTTCCACCGAGCCCTGCGATTGGGAATGTCGTGGTTTGCCATGAACCATCTTGCACTCAGAACTTCCTTGACATGCTG
The Portunus trituberculatus isolate SZX2019 chromosome 23, ASM1759143v1, whole genome shotgun sequence genome window above contains:
- the LOC123507771 gene encoding SCAN domain-containing protein 3-like isoform X1 produces the protein MVHGKPRHSQSQGSVERANRDIEAILACWMKDNNSTQWSQGLRFVQWKKNTRFHSGIGRTPYEAMYGQKARLGVDANSVPEEVLDGMQTEEQLAEALGVVNEVTDTEEEETGVEEQEEASAVINCISCGKRYFGLNVCNVCENPCHSNTQCSMMNNDADEPVLCSICSRSQSIHTEQMKSNIEQQKQAQKMIDNSVKRFQPAKVGDTVMVPVPLVDRGRAEFPNVKAVVFQALENGTYKLGTKHGLLKQVYTRNQFTPCLEKFLSLDDVVQEREVSLREVAIAESMGQGQGFAKCSCTKSCMTRRCKCLKNSVLCKCSACCSNKVDTQIH